From a single Nicotiana tomentosiformis chromosome 2, ASM39032v3, whole genome shotgun sequence genomic region:
- the LOC138906373 gene encoding zinc finger BED domain-containing protein RICESLEEPER 2-like isoform X1, which yields MAENIQSHKVMGESGASNSNAISQSETTESNITKKGKKGLLCGIILQKLLLLKGLQRQNVTIALLSILLKPKTQLIENEDTVLSEMAKKMKEKFDKYWGDPGKMNNIIFISCILDPRYKLESVGYALVKMFGQDPGAIIQAEVKKYMTSLFSEYVKSVSKGVVLDSSSDCSSLDTSTSRLSESQVSTQNTGLLESLMQDIKKYKSGSGGVDTRTELDKYFGEETEDDTKEFDVLLWWKLNSARFPILAEMARDVLAVPVSSVASECAFSTGGRILDSFRSSLTPKLVQALVCLQDWLRNEKLKQPVCVEEDLDKIEQLEQGLERRRAILLVVKFLWLLC from the exons ATGGCTGAAAATATACAAAGTCATAAGGTGATGGGTGAAAGTGGGGCTTCTAATTCAAATGCAATAAGTCAATCTGAAACAACGgagtcaaatataaccaaaaaaggaaaaaaaggtcTGTTGTGTGGGATCATTTTACAGAAATTATTACTTCTGAAGGGACTACAAAGGCAAAATGTGACTATTGCTTTATTGAGTATTCTTTTAAAACCAAAGACG CAATTGATAGAAAATGAAGATACAGTTTTAAGTGAAATGGCAAAGAAGATGAAAGAAAAGTTTGATAAGTATTGGGGTGATCCAGGGAAAATGAACAATATAATTTTCATCTCATGTATTTTGGATCCACGTTACAAGCTCGAATCAGTTGGCTATGCACTTGTAAAGATGTTTGGTCAAGATCCGGGGGCAATTATACAAGCTGAAGTGAAGAAGTACATGACTTCATTATTTAGTGAGTATGTAAAGTCCGTCTCAAAAGGTGTCGTGCTTGATTCATCTTCAGATTGTTCTTCATTGGACACTTCTACTTCCCGGCTTTCTGAAAGTCAAGTAAGCACCCAAAATACAGGACTTTTAGAATCACTTAtgcaagatataaaaaaatataaaagtgggagtGGAGGTGTGGATACTAGAACAGAGTTAGATAAATATTTTGGTGAAGAAACTGAGGATGACACTAAAGAATTTGATGTTCTTCTCTGGTGGAAATTGAACTCAGCTAGATTTCCTATTCTTGCGGAGATGGCTCGTGATGTATTAGCTGTTCCGGTTTCAAGTGTGGCATCTGAATGTGCGTTTAGTACGGGAGGACgtattcttgattcatttaggagttcattaACTCCTAAATTGGTGCAAGCTTTAGTGTGTCTTCAAGATTGGCTTcgaaatgaaaaattaaaacaacCTGTTTGTGTTGAGGAAGATCTTGATAAAATCGAGCAGCTTGAACAAG GCCTGGagagaagaagagcaattttgttgGTGGTAAAATTCTTATGGCTACTGTGCTAA
- the LOC138906373 gene encoding zinc finger BED domain-containing protein RICESLEEPER 2-like isoform X2 — MAENIQSHKVMGESGASNSNAISQSETTESNITKKGKKGLLCGIILQKLLLLKGLQRQNVTIALLSILLKPKTQLIENEDTVLSEMAKKMKEKFDKYWGDPGKMNNIIFISCILDPRYKLESVGYALVKMFGQDPGAIIQAEVKKYMTSLFSEYVKSVSKGVVLDSSSDCSSLDTSTSRLSESQVSTQNTGLLESLMQDIKKYKSGSGGVDTRTELDKYFGEETEDDTKEFDVLLWWKLNSARFPILAEMARDVLAVPVSSVASECAFSTGGRILDSFRSSLTPKLVQALVCLQDWLRNEKLKQPVCVEEDLDKIEQLEQDLSSDGKDPSVIDV, encoded by the exons ATGGCTGAAAATATACAAAGTCATAAGGTGATGGGTGAAAGTGGGGCTTCTAATTCAAATGCAATAAGTCAATCTGAAACAACGgagtcaaatataaccaaaaaaggaaaaaaaggtcTGTTGTGTGGGATCATTTTACAGAAATTATTACTTCTGAAGGGACTACAAAGGCAAAATGTGACTATTGCTTTATTGAGTATTCTTTTAAAACCAAAGACG CAATTGATAGAAAATGAAGATACAGTTTTAAGTGAAATGGCAAAGAAGATGAAAGAAAAGTTTGATAAGTATTGGGGTGATCCAGGGAAAATGAACAATATAATTTTCATCTCATGTATTTTGGATCCACGTTACAAGCTCGAATCAGTTGGCTATGCACTTGTAAAGATGTTTGGTCAAGATCCGGGGGCAATTATACAAGCTGAAGTGAAGAAGTACATGACTTCATTATTTAGTGAGTATGTAAAGTCCGTCTCAAAAGGTGTCGTGCTTGATTCATCTTCAGATTGTTCTTCATTGGACACTTCTACTTCCCGGCTTTCTGAAAGTCAAGTAAGCACCCAAAATACAGGACTTTTAGAATCACTTAtgcaagatataaaaaaatataaaagtgggagtGGAGGTGTGGATACTAGAACAGAGTTAGATAAATATTTTGGTGAAGAAACTGAGGATGACACTAAAGAATTTGATGTTCTTCTCTGGTGGAAATTGAACTCAGCTAGATTTCCTATTCTTGCGGAGATGGCTCGTGATGTATTAGCTGTTCCGGTTTCAAGTGTGGCATCTGAATGTGCGTTTAGTACGGGAGGACgtattcttgattcatttaggagttcattaACTCCTAAATTGGTGCAAGCTTTAGTGTGTCTTCAAGATTGGCTTcgaaatgaaaaattaaaacaacCTGTTTGTGTTGAGGAAGATCTTGATAAAATCGAGCAGCTTGAACAAG ATTTATCTAGCGATGGAAAAGACCCTTCCGTAATTGACGTGTAG